CGCCCCGTGCGCGCGAATCTTGTGATAAGGCGTATAACGCAGGCGCGGGATCGCACAGATGAACTTGCGTTCCTCCAACCCGCTCGCCTTCAGATACGCCAATCCTTTCTCGTCATCACGGATCGGAAAGTAGAACGTCCCGTCGGGCGCGAAGTCGAGCGTCGGTTTCGTCACGCCCGCTTTGCGCAGCACGTCCAGCGAAGCGGTTTCGCGCGTGAAGACGAACGCCGCATCGTTCAGGAGATCGCGCAGCCAGTCATTGACCGAGCCGACGGTCACGCCGAACGTGCCGAACGGTTTTTTCGTGGCCTGCCGCCATTTGTCCAAGCTCGTCGCCGCCACGACCGACGGCCCCGACCCGTGCAGCATCAAATCCACCTCGTCAAAGCGGCTCACGGCAACCTTGCCGTCGTCGGTCAGCTCCACATCGGGGAACTCCTTTTTGAGCATGACGTCGACGCCGCGGTCCATGGCGCTGAGCCAAGCGATGACGCGGGCTTCGGGGATGAACTTGCGGAGCACCGCCAGCACGCCGGGCGTGTGCGTGATGTCGCCGATATTGACGGTCTGCCATCCCGAGCGAAGCATGATGAGCGGCCGCTTCGCCCCGCTCGCCGCCAGCGCCGATCGCACGGCGCTGACGAAAGGAAGAACCGCCGCGGCGCCGGCGGCATGTCGGATCAATTGACGACGGGAAATCGGCGGGTATTTGCTCATACCCGGATGTTAGCACGGTCGGCGGTCCGGCGGGCGCGGCGCGATCAGGGCTGTTCAAAGAGCCGCCACACCGGGGCCTGGTGCAGTTGATAATCGGCGGTGCTGGCGTGATACGTCAAGCCGCCCTTGTGGTCGCGGATGATATTGCGCGGATCGCCAAAGTACGAAACCGACCCGTCGAGCCGGGCGATGTTGTACCCGTCGCGATGATGGAAGTCGACGCCGCGCGTCGGGTCGGAAAAGGCGTCGGCGATGAGCACGCGCGACCCGGGGTCGCTGTTGAGCGCCGAGCGCCATCCGGTCAGCGAAGCGGACTTTTCGAAATTGAAGGTGCAGTTGTAGTGATAGGTGGTCTGCATGAAGAGCTGCGCCGCGGGCGCGTCGGCGGCATTCTCCCACCATCCGCCGCCGCCGCTGTACTCAGCGCCGATCTTCTCGTAACCGATGACGCCCTTCCAGCTCGGACAATAGAACATGCGTCCGTCGGGCAGGTAATTGCGGCGCACGAGGGCGCCCTCGCGAATATACGGCCCGCCGTATTCCGAGGCCTTGGGCGCCGCCCAGCCGCGGAACCATACCGCGTACTCGCCGGTCGCGCCGGAACTCGGGCCTGACTGGTCGTAAATGGGCTGGCCCTCGACGAACTGGCCCTTGTGATCCGCCGCCCACGCGAAATGGCCCATGAACATCTGATGCTCGCCCGACGCACAGACCACCCGCCTCGCCGCCTCCCGCGCCTTGTCCATCGACGGCAGCAGAATCGAAATCAGCAGCGCGATGATCGCCACGACGACGAGCAGTTCGATGAGCGTAAAGCCATGTCGGCGTCGAGCGCGCCATTTAGCGGCGGGGCTTGCCCCGCGCGGCCCGAGGCGCGCGCCGCGCGGGGCAAGCCCCCCCGCTAAATGACGCGAACGATATGAAAGATTTTTTGTCATATGCGTCGGCGCATCAGCGCCATGCCCAGCAGCCCCAACCCCGCGGGCAGCGCCAGCGGCGCGGGCACCGCCACGACGGAGCCGAACAGCGTGATGTCGTCGAGCCGGATGCCCGCGTCGGCGGACTGCGTGTTCCATCCGTAAATGCGCCACTCCGTCGTGTTGTACGAGGCGAAGTTCGCGAAGTTGAACGTGATGAACTTGACCGATTCGTTGTTGGCGTTGCCGGGCGTGTACGAATACGTGCCGAGAGAGACTTCCGAGCCGTTGCCGTCGACGACGCGCAGTTCGAGGTTGAACTGATCGTTGGCGTAGTAGGTATTGCCGTAGAGCGTCAGCGCCTCGTAGTACATCTCGATGCCGTCGCCGGGATCGACGGTGAAGGAGATGTAGTGGGTCGGGGAAGTCTGATTCCCGCCGCCGAGGTTGAGGCCGGGCGAGGTGCTTTCGCTGGTGTCGAAGGCGGTGTTGGTGATGATGTACACGCCGGAGCCGCCGAGCGCGAAACCGTGATTGGCGATGCGACTCGCGGCGGAGTTGTTCTGGGTGTCGCGGGAGTCGAAGGCGGTCGTGTTGAAATTGCCGTCGGAGCCGGTGAAGTCGTAATAGGCGATTCGGCCGGCGGTCATGTCGTTGAGCGAATTGCCGACGCGCACCTCGTCGGTCCAGAAGGCAGCGT
The window above is part of the Planctomycetota bacterium genome. Proteins encoded here:
- a CDS encoding polysaccharide pyruvyl transferase family protein is translated as MSKYPPISRRQLIRHAAGAAAVLPFVSAVRSALAASGAKRPLIMLRSGWQTVNIGDITHTPGVLAVLRKFIPEARVIAWLSAMDRGVDVMLKKEFPDVELTDDGKVAVSRFDEVDLMLHGSGPSVVAATSLDKWRQATKKPFGTFGVTVGSVNDWLRDLLNDAAFVFTRETASLDVLRKAGVTKPTLDFAPDGTFYFPIRDDEKGLAYLKASGLEERKFICAIPRLRYTPYHKIRAHGANWTPEHIKMVEETNDKYKEQDHAKIREAMIRWVRETGMKILVCPEMTYQLDIEDELLIDPLPADVKKQVVKRDVYWLPDEAASVYRRAHTVISAECHSPIIAAANGTPAFYIRQPTDTIKGQMYYDLGFNDWVFEVDDVTGKDIADQLMKVHADYPAALAKLGRAMGKVTEQYEKTTAVVKSHLGEAQ
- a CDS encoding prepilin-type N-terminal cleavage/methylation domain-containing protein, whose amino-acid sequence is MTKNLSYRSRHLAGGLAPRGARLGPRGASPAAKWRARRRHGFTLIELLVVVAIIALLISILLPSMDKAREAARRVVCASGEHQMFMGHFAWAADHKGQFVEGQPIYDQSGPSSGATGEYAVWFRGWAAPKASEYGGPYIREGALVRRNYLPDGRMFYCPSWKGVIGYEKIGAEYSGGGGWWENAADAPAAQLFMQTTYHYNCTFNFEKSASLTGWRSALNSDPGSRVLIADAFSDPTRGVDFHHRDGYNIARLDGSVSYFGDPRNIIRDHKGGLTYHASTADYQLHQAPVWRLFEQP